In Mycetocola zhujimingii, one DNA window encodes the following:
- the nagB gene encoding glucosamine-6-phosphate deaminase — protein MAEVVIVENSRAAGDLVADAILSLIASKPDAVLGLATGSTPLPVYEALAARVGDIDLGKVSAFALDEYVGLPASHPESYTSVINREVVEPLGLVPERIHVPNGATETIRSAGADYERAIHEAGGVDLQILGIGSDGHIGFNEPGSSFASLTRVKTLTERTRSDNARFFDSPDQVPMHCITQGLGTILRARHLVLLAFGEGKADAVAAAVEGPLSSMLPGSAIQLHPHTTVVVDEAAASKLRLADYYRYTFDNKPEWQGI, from the coding sequence ATGGCTGAAGTTGTTATCGTCGAAAATTCCCGCGCCGCTGGCGATCTGGTGGCCGATGCCATCCTGTCGCTGATCGCGTCGAAGCCCGATGCGGTTCTCGGCCTCGCCACAGGGTCGACACCGCTGCCGGTGTACGAGGCGCTTGCGGCGCGAGTCGGAGATATCGACCTCGGCAAGGTGTCAGCCTTCGCCCTTGACGAGTACGTCGGGCTGCCGGCGTCCCACCCCGAAAGCTACACATCAGTGATCAACCGCGAGGTCGTTGAACCGCTCGGACTGGTGCCGGAGCGGATTCACGTTCCCAACGGAGCGACCGAAACCATCCGGTCCGCCGGTGCGGACTACGAGCGAGCGATCCACGAGGCTGGCGGGGTCGACCTGCAGATCCTCGGCATCGGTTCCGACGGTCACATCGGCTTCAACGAGCCGGGATCGTCGTTCGCCTCCCTCACCCGGGTAAAGACGCTCACCGAGCGCACCCGTTCAGACAACGCCAGGTTCTTCGACTCTCCTGACCAGGTCCCCATGCACTGCATTACGCAGGGCCTCGGCACCATCCTGCGGGCAAGGCACCTCGTGCTGCTCGCGTTCGGCGAGGGCAAAGCGGATGCTGTCGCCGCAGCGGTCGAGGGACCGCTGAGTTCGATGCTTCCCGGTTCGGCGATCCAGCTGCACCCGCACACGACGGTCGTCGTCGACGAAGCGGCTGCGTCGAAACTCAGGCTCGCCGATTACTACAGGTACACGTTCGACAACAAGCCAGAGTGGCAGGGGATTTGA
- a CDS encoding NADP-dependent isocitrate dehydrogenase: MSKIKVEGTVVELDGDEMTRIIWQSIKDTLIHPYLDVNLEYYDLGIQKRDETDDQITIDAAHAIQKHGVGVQCATITPDEARVEEFGLKKMWKSPNGTIRNILGGVIFREPIIISNIPRLVPGWNKPIIIGRHAFGDQYRATDFLFKGKGTLTVEFTPEDGSEPQKFEVYQSPSDGIAQVQYNLDASIRDFARASLNYGLTRNYPVYLSTKNTILKAYDGRFKDIFQEIFDAEFKEQFEAAGLTYEHRLIDDMVASAMKWEGGYVWACKNYDGDVQSDTVAQGFGSLGLMTSVLATPDGKVVEAEAAHGTVTRHYRMHQQGKPTSTNPIASIFAWTRGLSHRGKLDGNDALIEFASTLEDVVIKTVESGKMTKDLALLVGPEQPYQTTEEFLAEITANLKTRLG, encoded by the coding sequence TTGTCAAAAATTAAGGTTGAAGGCACTGTCGTCGAACTCGATGGCGACGAGATGACCCGCATCATCTGGCAGTCCATCAAGGACACCCTGATTCACCCGTACCTCGATGTGAACCTCGAGTACTACGACCTCGGCATCCAGAAGCGTGACGAGACGGATGACCAGATCACCATCGATGCTGCTCACGCCATCCAGAAGCACGGCGTCGGCGTCCAGTGCGCGACGATCACCCCCGATGAGGCTCGCGTTGAGGAATTCGGCCTCAAGAAGATGTGGAAGAGCCCCAACGGAACGATCCGTAACATCCTCGGCGGCGTGATCTTCCGTGAGCCGATCATCATCTCCAACATCCCGCGTCTCGTGCCGGGCTGGAACAAGCCGATCATCATCGGTCGTCACGCTTTCGGTGACCAGTACCGCGCCACCGACTTCCTCTTCAAGGGCAAGGGAACACTCACGGTCGAGTTCACGCCCGAGGACGGATCAGAGCCGCAGAAGTTCGAGGTCTACCAGTCGCCGAGCGACGGCATCGCTCAGGTTCAGTACAACCTCGATGCGTCCATCCGCGACTTCGCGCGTGCGAGCCTCAACTACGGTCTCACCCGTAACTACCCGGTGTACCTCTCCACGAAGAACACCATCCTCAAGGCATACGACGGCCGGTTCAAGGACATCTTCCAGGAGATCTTCGACGCCGAGTTCAAGGAGCAGTTCGAGGCCGCTGGACTGACCTACGAGCACCGCCTCATCGACGACATGGTGGCATCCGCCATGAAGTGGGAGGGCGGATACGTCTGGGCCTGCAAGAACTACGACGGCGACGTCCAGTCAGACACCGTCGCGCAGGGCTTCGGATCGCTCGGTCTCATGACCAGCGTTCTCGCGACCCCGGACGGAAAGGTCGTCGAGGCCGAGGCTGCACACGGAACCGTGACGCGTCACTACCGCATGCACCAGCAGGGCAAGCCGACGTCGACCAACCCGATCGCGTCGATCTTCGCCTGGACCCGCGGGCTCTCGCACCGCGGCAAGCTCGACGGCAACGACGCGCTGATCGAGTTCGCGTCGACCCTCGAGGACGTCGTCATCAAGACCGTCGAGTCGGGCAAGATGACGAAGGACCTCGCGCTCCTCGTCGGCCCGGAGCAGCCGTACCAGACCACCGAGGAATTCCTCGCTGAGATCACGGCGAACCTCAAGACCCGCCTGGGCTAA
- a CDS encoding PucR family transcriptional regulator, with product MSSVSSHSSPSETGGQTLTGRELLARVLARMDSQLPWFQVLPAARRAAIEEITRSLVEAFVSYCSHPDPSAVPRVFGEAPAELVRSISLEQTLQLIRVSVAVVEDSLVGPEAAAYREASLDFSRQLAFEAAEIYAVSRASPGLWDPRLEQLAIDSVLSGRGVADLADRLGAVGWRGGGASVVVVGAVGDTVDEDRLRRAVWAAGADALAGMRNERFILVLSLPVAAAGGHEANEAQSDDTDAIGRVQQIARDIVAATLSETTVLGDVVGSMADAATSARAAVSGARVVHTWLQVPTIVGADQLLPERVLNGDSDARTALLQRVLVPLQDGASDWLETIAIYLDSGRSIEGCARALDVHANTIRYRLARVSEVLGFDVTAPRNAFTVQCALRLAS from the coding sequence ATGTCGTCAGTGTCATCGCACTCGAGTCCATCGGAGACCGGGGGTCAAACGCTCACCGGTCGCGAACTGCTGGCGCGGGTCCTGGCACGGATGGACAGCCAACTGCCCTGGTTCCAGGTGCTCCCGGCCGCCAGGCGGGCAGCGATCGAAGAAATCACCAGGTCGCTCGTCGAGGCATTCGTCTCCTACTGCTCGCACCCGGATCCCTCTGCTGTCCCGCGCGTGTTCGGCGAAGCGCCGGCCGAGCTTGTCCGTTCGATCAGCCTCGAGCAGACCCTGCAGCTGATCCGGGTGTCCGTCGCCGTTGTCGAAGACAGCCTGGTCGGCCCAGAAGCTGCCGCGTATCGCGAAGCCAGCCTCGACTTCTCTCGTCAGCTGGCGTTCGAAGCCGCCGAGATCTACGCGGTCTCCCGTGCGTCGCCAGGATTGTGGGACCCGCGACTCGAGCAGCTGGCCATTGATTCGGTTCTCTCCGGGCGAGGGGTCGCCGATCTCGCCGACCGGCTCGGTGCTGTCGGCTGGCGCGGGGGCGGAGCGAGCGTCGTCGTGGTCGGCGCCGTCGGCGACACCGTCGATGAAGACCGGCTTCGCCGCGCGGTCTGGGCGGCCGGTGCCGATGCTCTTGCCGGTATGCGCAACGAGCGCTTTATCCTCGTCCTGTCGTTGCCGGTCGCGGCGGCGGGCGGGCACGAGGCGAACGAGGCGCAGAGCGATGACACGGATGCCATCGGCCGCGTTCAGCAGATAGCCAGGGACATCGTCGCGGCGACGCTGTCGGAGACCACGGTTCTCGGGGATGTGGTTGGTTCGATGGCCGACGCGGCGACGAGCGCGCGGGCCGCGGTCTCCGGTGCGCGGGTCGTTCACACCTGGCTGCAGGTGCCGACGATCGTCGGCGCTGACCAGCTCCTGCCGGAGCGCGTACTCAACGGCGATTCAGACGCCCGTACGGCGCTCCTGCAGCGTGTCCTGGTCCCGCTGCAGGACGGCGCGAGCGACTGGCTCGAGACCATCGCCATCTACCTCGACAGTGGCCGTTCGATCGAGGGCTGCGCCCGAGCGCTCGACGTGCACGCCAACACGATCAGGTACCGGCTGGCCCGGGTGTCCGAGGTGCTGGGCTTCGACGTCACTGCCCCACGGAACGCGTTCACCGTGCAGTGCGCGCTGCGCCTTGCGAGCTGA
- a CDS encoding GNAT family N-acetyltransferase: MPELRLVELSASTIVAVNTLTLKPGQEQFVAPVSYSVAAAVLDPATTWQRVILDGDEVVGFVQANFDPDGEDEFRSILWRINVDADDQGRGVGTFAVEALSAEAAKRGFDHVNVIYEPGELGPEAFFRHVGFEPVSETQYGETVGVRKL, translated from the coding sequence ATGCCTGAACTGAGACTCGTCGAACTGTCCGCCTCTACGATCGTCGCTGTCAACACGCTGACTCTCAAGCCGGGACAGGAACAATTTGTTGCTCCGGTCTCCTATTCCGTCGCCGCCGCCGTGCTCGATCCGGCCACAACCTGGCAGCGGGTCATCCTCGACGGTGACGAGGTCGTTGGCTTTGTCCAGGCCAACTTCGACCCCGATGGCGAAGACGAATTCCGCTCCATCCTCTGGCGAATCAACGTCGATGCTGATGACCAGGGTCGCGGCGTCGGCACCTTCGCTGTCGAGGCGCTCAGCGCCGAGGCCGCGAAGCGCGGATTCGATCACGTCAACGTGATCTACGAACCCGGCGAGCTCGGACCTGAGGCATTCTTCCGCCACGTCGGATTCGAACCGGTCAGCGAGACCCAGTACGGCGAGACAGTCGGCGTCCGCAAGCTCTAG
- a CDS encoding MGMT family protein: MAGARPEVRDEVAIVLDIVESIPPGRVMSYGQVAATFGSRSARGVGRIMAMYGSDVPWWRVVRAGGLPPQAHEEEALVHYEAEGTPLQTRANGGYRVAASAFV, translated from the coding sequence ATGGCAGGCGCACGGCCAGAAGTACGGGACGAGGTCGCGATAGTCCTCGACATCGTCGAGTCCATCCCGCCCGGTCGCGTCATGAGTTACGGGCAGGTCGCCGCGACGTTCGGTTCGCGTTCCGCCCGCGGCGTCGGTCGCATCATGGCCATGTACGGCAGCGATGTCCCGTGGTGGCGTGTCGTCCGCGCGGGCGGCCTTCCACCCCAGGCGCACGAGGAAGAGGCACTCGTTCACTACGAGGCCGAGGGAACCCCGCTGCAGACGCGCGCGAACGGCGGCTACCGCGTCGCGGCATCCGCGTTCGTCTGA